One genomic window of Paramormyrops kingsleyae isolate MSU_618 chromosome 20, PKINGS_0.4, whole genome shotgun sequence includes the following:
- the adra2a gene encoding alpha-2A adrenergic receptor has product MGASQESEETFQMFCENSTNATLPIHISVPLTISVGILILLTLFGNVLVIIAVFTSRALRAPQNLFLVSLASADILVATLVMPFSLAYELMGSWYFGKVWCKIYQALDVLFCTASIAHLCAISLDRYWSITKAIKYNLKRTPRRIKCIIFIVWIISVIISLPALIMHKEFGVDGEQCHISQEKWYMISSSIGSFFVPCMIMVPVYIRIYQIAKKRTRVPPRKSKKSDQKQDDADEKLHREKEAEGDEKNNKGEVNGIDMEESSSSDHDVKNTCSVKKGKGKNKLSRIKPGDAIIKKADRQNTNGSRWKGRQNREKRFTFVLAVVVGVFVICWFPFFFTYTMLAICTTCCVPEKLFKFFFWFGYCNSSLNPMIYTIFNNDFRRAFKKILCKGEKKRIV; this is encoded by the coding sequence ATGGGGGCGTCACAGGAGTCTGAAGAGACCTTTCAGATGTTCTGCGAGAACTCCACCAACGCAACTTTGCCCATCCATATTTCAGTACCCCTAACAATATCCGTGGGAATTCTTATTCTCTTGACATTATTTGGCAATGTTCTTGTTATAATAGCAGTATTTACTAGTCGGGCCTTAAGGGCTCCTCAGAACTTGTTTTTGGTGTCTCTCGCATCGGCTGACATCCTGGTGGCTACTTTAGTCATGCCCTTCTCGCTGGCTTATGAGCTCATGGGCAGCTGGTACTTTGGAAAAGTTTGGTGCAAAATTTACCAGGCCCTGGACGTCCTCTTTTGCACGGCGTCTATCGCCCACCTTTGCGCTATTAGTCTGGACAGGTACTGGTCAATAACCAAAGCCATTAAGTACAACCTGAAGCGTACTCCCAGACGGATAAAGTGTATAATTTTCATTGTTTGGATAATCTCCGTAATTATAAGTTTGCCTGCTTTGATTATGCACAAGGAGTTCGGCGTCGACGGCGAGCAATGTCATATCAGCCAGGAGAAGTGGTACATGATCTCTTCCAGCATCGGTTCATTCTTCGTACCTTGCATGATTATGGTTCCGGTTTACATTCGCATTTACCAGATTGCCAAAAAGAGAACCAGAGTCCCTCCACggaaaagcaaaaagagtgaccAGAAGCAGGACGACGCAGACGAAAAATTACACCGGGAAAAGGAAGCAGAGGGCGACGAGAAAAACAATAAGGGTGAAGTCAACGGGATTGACATGGAAGAGTCGTCGTCTTCTGACCACGACGTTAAAAATACCTGTTCGGTGAAGAAAGGAAAAGGTAAAAACAAACTGAGCCGAATCAAACCGGGAGATGCCATCATTAAAAAAGCCGACCGGCAGAATACCAACGGCAGCAGGTGGAAAGGACGCCAAAACCGAGAAAAACGGTTCACGTTTGTGCTGGCGGTGGTGGTGGGAGTGTTTGTCATTTGCTGGTTTCCCTTCTTTTTCACATACACGATGCTCGCCATATGTACGACCTGCTGCGTTCCAGAGAAGCTCTTCAAATTCTTCTTTTGGTTCGGCTACTGCAACAGTTCACTAAACCCAATGATATACACCATATTTAACAACGACTTTAGGAGGGCTTTTAAAAAGATTCTGTGTAAAGGTGAGAAAAAGCGGATTGTTTGA